One genomic segment of Clostridium saccharoperbutylacetonicum N1-4(HMT) includes these proteins:
- a CDS encoding DUF6119 family protein — translation MKLSYYLFKNTVEDFKEIIIDKKVNSENNYEELNILNENLNFETKVYIQRNKTREQKWLKFLENDVEIVDKEKLKNTVNSFIILIKIYKDNDAYFFGITGGMGFTGINKDKLENDFGLKVTLNCVNPLELKALDVRNIDTKTRQKRIHINKGSRIGEFDFDFQQDIINLVSGKSKIEEIGKNLRGTSSLSLDSDTTFVQLGEKCSSLLDLYFSKDYKDEFDFVDNMTLIKNKEIKNTLFQTIWKKIEKREEDIVLTYPDMIEYERCNSFRIVYNSKIKEIEELDILKLYDFLDNFHINNYEKIKVIGLDEFGNPITTSVSIKEFIVCEINYDGKLYIFTLNNWYYIEDNYYNMIQESVNQIKLIEGSFLEPIKEGESEGVYNERQRNDFFILMDKKNFQVPNSRSKIEICDLFSRENHFVCVKKDTSSATLSHLFSQGSVSMDLLKNIPEYRGELIKHIKNKFSDKSYSIDNFPFDKSIVVYAISTSKEGDIRNIIPFFSKVNLLQHVKRIRELGMDVRLFKIPVIKEV, via the coding sequence GTGAAATTATCATATTATTTATTTAAGAATACAGTAGAAGATTTTAAAGAGATTATAATTGATAAAAAAGTTAATAGTGAGAATAATTATGAAGAATTAAATATACTAAATGAAAATTTAAATTTTGAAACTAAAGTGTATATTCAAAGAAATAAAACTAGAGAACAAAAATGGCTAAAATTTCTTGAGAATGATGTTGAAATTGTAGATAAAGAAAAATTAAAAAATACAGTTAATTCATTTATAATTTTAATAAAGATTTATAAAGATAATGATGCATATTTCTTTGGGATTACTGGAGGCATGGGGTTTACAGGAATTAATAAGGATAAATTAGAAAATGATTTTGGATTAAAGGTAACGTTAAACTGTGTCAATCCATTGGAATTAAAAGCTTTAGATGTAAGAAACATTGACACTAAGACTAGACAAAAAAGAATTCATATTAATAAGGGGAGTAGAATAGGGGAATTTGATTTTGACTTTCAACAAGATATTATTAATTTAGTGTCAGGAAAAAGTAAGATAGAGGAGATTGGTAAAAACTTAAGGGGAACATCATCATTAAGTTTAGACAGCGATACTACATTTGTACAGTTAGGTGAGAAATGTAGTAGTTTATTAGATCTATATTTTAGTAAAGATTATAAAGATGAATTTGATTTTGTTGATAATATGACATTAATAAAGAATAAAGAAATAAAAAATACATTATTCCAAACGATATGGAAAAAAATAGAGAAAAGAGAAGAGGATATAGTGTTAACATATCCAGATATGATTGAATATGAAAGATGCAATAGTTTTAGAATAGTATATAACTCTAAAATAAAAGAAATTGAAGAATTAGATATACTAAAATTATATGATTTTCTGGACAATTTCCATATTAATAATTATGAAAAGATAAAGGTAATAGGCTTGGATGAATTCGGAAATCCTATTACCACGTCTGTAAGTATAAAAGAATTTATCGTGTGTGAAATCAATTATGATGGTAAATTATATATATTTACATTGAACAATTGGTATTACATTGAGGATAATTACTACAATATGATCCAGGAAAGTGTAAATCAAATAAAATTAATAGAAGGGAGCTTTTTAGAACCTATTAAAGAAGGTGAGAGTGAGGGAGTTTATAATGAAAGGCAGCGTAATGATTTTTTTATACTAATGGATAAAAAGAATTTTCAAGTGCCAAATTCTAGAAGTAAGATAGAAATTTGTGATTTATTTTCGAGAGAAAATCATTTTGTTTGTGTAAAAAAAGATACTTCATCTGCTACTTTAAGTCATCTTTTTTCACAAGGGTCAGTTTCAATGGATTTACTAAAAAATATTCCAGAGTATAGGGGAGAGCTTATAAAGCATATTAAGAATAAATTTAGTGATAAATCTTATAGTATTGATAATTTCCCATTTGATAAATCAATTGTAGTTTATGCAATTTCTACTAGTAAAGAGGGAGACATTAGAAACATTATTCCTTTTTTTAGTAAGGTAAACTTATTACAACATGTCAAAAGAATTAGAGAATTGGGAATGGATGTAAGACTATTTAAAATTCCTGTGATTAAAGAAGTGTAG
- a CDS encoding recombinase family protein, producing the protein MKNILECILTIKQRRSMLSGKKSHAYKDESEIIRIEGGIPAIVSKEDFEEILKMRRKKPGTNKAKENYLLTGLIRCGCLLRKSWTC; encoded by the coding sequence ATGAAAAATATACTGGAGTGTATACTTACAATAAAACAGCGAAGAAGTATGCTTTCGGGAAAAAAATCGCACGCCTATAAAGATGAAAGTGAAATAATAAGAATAGAAGGTGGCATACCAGCAATAGTTTCTAAGGAAGACTTTGAAGAAATTCTAAAAATGCGTAGAAAGAAACCAGGAACTAATAAGGCAAAGGAAAATTATTTACTCACCGGATTAATACGCTGTGGATGCTTATTAAGGAAATCGTGGACATGCTAA
- a CDS encoding PTS sugar transporter subunit IIA, which produces MFNIFNKKKNKRLYAFATGVSVDLKDVQDEVFSQKMMGEGIAIKPSEGKIYSPCDGTIVVVMKESKHAVGIKTKDGVESLIHVGIDTVTLNGEGFELHCEEGKAVKKGDLLISFDRNFIKEKGLDDITMLIISNANDNKITNFNVGKDMKAKESPLIEFK; this is translated from the coding sequence ATGTTTAATATATTTAATAAAAAAAAGAATAAAAGGTTGTATGCATTTGCTACTGGTGTAAGTGTAGATTTAAAAGATGTACAGGATGAAGTATTTTCACAGAAGATGATGGGGGAAGGAATTGCAATTAAGCCAAGTGAAGGAAAAATATACTCTCCTTGTGATGGAACTATCGTTGTAGTTATGAAAGAAAGTAAGCATGCAGTTGGTATTAAAACAAAAGATGGAGTAGAATCTCTTATTCATGTAGGTATTGATACTGTAACTTTAAATGGAGAAGGTTTTGAACTGCATTGTGAAGAAGGAAAAGCTGTAAAAAAAGGTGATCTTCTCATAAGCTTTGACAGGAACTTTATTAAAGAAAAAGGATTGGATGATATTACTATGCTTATAATATCAAATGCCAATGATAATAAAATAACGAACTTCAATGTTGGAAAAGATATGAAAGCAAAGGAAAGTCCTTTAATAGAATTTAAATAG
- a CDS encoding 6-phospho-alpha-glucosidase: protein MKKFKLVIVGGGSTYTPGIVKSLLSKKEDFKISELRLYDINAERQNKVGVIVKKVVEMFDPEVKLVLTTDPEEGFKDADFVFAQMRVGLYKMREQDEKIPLKYDVVGQETCGPGGLAYGLRTIYPMVEMIDFCEKYANKNYWIVNYSNPAAIVAKAMYKLRPNARILNICDMPVAIMRNMANILDCDRHDIEADYFGLNHFGWFTKIRVSGEDKTEELKAYVKEHGYIPPDSRSEVRHNDASWLHTFDNAKHIVQMFPKYLPNTYMQYYLLGDRIVKEADKNHTRANEVMEGREKKIFDAVDQYNATGQIDLTQFFTGVHGEFIVEVAMSLAFDLRKRHLVMVENNGAIKNLPDDAMVEVPAYITKDGPEPVRVGEIPTFYKGIIEQQEASEKLVVEAAIEGSYEKALMAFTMNKTIPSAFVAKQILDDMIEANKEYWPDLK, encoded by the coding sequence ATGAAAAAATTTAAATTAGTAATAGTAGGCGGAGGAAGCACATATACACCAGGGATTGTAAAGAGTTTACTTTCAAAGAAAGAGGATTTTAAAATATCAGAATTAAGATTATATGATATAAATGCGGAACGTCAAAATAAAGTAGGAGTGATAGTAAAGAAAGTAGTAGAAATGTTTGATCCAGAGGTAAAACTTGTTCTTACAACTGATCCAGAAGAAGGATTTAAAGATGCAGATTTTGTTTTTGCTCAAATGCGTGTTGGATTATATAAAATGAGAGAACAAGACGAAAAAATTCCACTAAAATATGATGTGGTTGGTCAAGAGACATGTGGTCCTGGAGGATTAGCATATGGATTAAGAACAATATATCCTATGGTTGAAATGATAGATTTTTGCGAAAAATATGCAAATAAAAATTATTGGATTGTTAATTATTCTAATCCAGCAGCTATTGTAGCAAAAGCTATGTATAAGTTAAGACCAAATGCAAGGATTTTAAATATATGTGATATGCCAGTTGCAATTATGAGAAATATGGCTAATATCTTAGATTGTGATAGACATGATATAGAAGCAGATTATTTTGGATTAAATCACTTTGGGTGGTTTACAAAAATTAGAGTTAGTGGTGAAGATAAAACTGAGGAGTTAAAAGCATATGTAAAGGAACATGGTTATATTCCACCTGATTCAAGAAGTGAAGTAAGACATAATGATGCATCATGGCTTCATACATTTGATAATGCTAAACATATAGTGCAAATGTTCCCTAAATATCTTCCAAATACGTATATGCAATATTATCTTTTAGGAGATAGAATTGTAAAAGAAGCAGATAAAAATCATACTAGAGCTAATGAAGTAATGGAAGGAAGAGAGAAGAAGATATTTGATGCTGTAGATCAATATAATGCTACAGGGCAAATTGATCTTACACAATTCTTTACTGGAGTGCATGGAGAATTTATTGTTGAAGTTGCTATGAGCTTAGCTTTTGATTTAAGAAAGAGACACTTAGTTATGGTAGAAAATAATGGAGCAATAAAAAACTTACCTGACGATGCCATGGTAGAAGTGCCTGCATATATAACTAAAGATGGGCCAGAACCAGTGCGTGTAGGAGAAATCCCAACTTTCTATAAAGGAATAATTGAACAACAAGAAGCATCAGAAAAACTGGTAGTTGAGGCTGCTATTGAAGGCTCATATGAAAAAGCACTTATGGCATTTACTATGAATAAAACAATTCCATCTGCATTTGTAGCAAAACAGATTTTAGATGATATGATTGAGGCTAATAAAGAATATTGGCCAGATTTAAAATAG